A region of Moorena producens PAL-8-15-08-1 DNA encodes the following proteins:
- a CDS encoding aldehyde dehydrogenase family protein codes for MVTAPTPKATPKPTVKIGQTQLLINNEWVDSTSGKRFETINPATGEVICDVAEADAPDVDKAVVAARTAFTSGDWPKMSATQRGELLYKLADLIEANKEEIARLETLDNGKPYRDSFNADVSLVIACYRYYAGWADKIQGKTIPINGPYFCYTRHEPVGVVGQIIPWNFPLLMQAWKLGPALAAGNTVVMKTAEQTPLSALRIGELIVEAGFPPGVVNILSGYGPTAGAAISHHMDIDKVAFTGSTEVGHLIMEAAAKSNLKRITLELGGKSPNIVFADADMDKTIEGAHFALFFNQGQCCCAGSRLFVEEKCYDEFVDKCVKRAQNRTVGDPFDANTEQGPQVDLEQFNKVMGYIESGQQEGAQMLCGGGRVGDRGYFIEPTVFVDVQDQMKIAQEEIFGPVMSIIKFKDMDEVIQRANNTMYGLAAAVWTKDITKAHAIANNVRAGTVWVNCYDVFDAAAPFGGFKQSGIGRELGEYGLQQYTEVKTVTVKL; via the coding sequence ATGGTCACCGCCCCTACACCAAAGGCAACACCAAAGCCAACGGTCAAAATCGGTCAAACTCAGCTGCTGATTAACAACGAATGGGTAGACAGCACCTCCGGGAAACGATTCGAGACGATTAACCCTGCTACAGGAGAGGTGATCTGTGATGTGGCTGAGGCTGATGCCCCAGACGTTGATAAAGCAGTAGTGGCGGCTAGGACAGCCTTTACCAGTGGAGACTGGCCGAAAATGTCGGCCACCCAGCGGGGGGAGTTACTCTACAAGCTAGCTGATTTAATCGAAGCCAACAAGGAAGAAATAGCACGGCTGGAAACCCTAGACAATGGGAAGCCCTATCGTGATTCCTTTAATGCAGATGTGTCTCTAGTCATTGCCTGCTATCGGTACTATGCTGGCTGGGCAGATAAGATTCAAGGCAAAACAATTCCCATCAACGGACCCTACTTCTGCTACACGCGCCATGAACCTGTGGGAGTGGTTGGTCAGATTATTCCTTGGAACTTTCCACTGTTGATGCAAGCTTGGAAGTTAGGCCCAGCATTGGCAGCTGGTAACACCGTGGTGATGAAAACAGCGGAACAGACTCCTTTATCAGCGTTGCGGATCGGTGAACTGATTGTGGAAGCAGGTTTCCCTCCTGGTGTGGTGAATATTCTTTCAGGCTATGGACCAACCGCTGGGGCTGCGATCTCACATCATATGGATATCGATAAAGTTGCCTTTACCGGCTCGACTGAGGTAGGGCATCTAATTATGGAAGCTGCTGCCAAGAGTAACCTCAAGCGCATCACTCTAGAACTTGGTGGTAAGAGTCCTAACATTGTCTTCGCTGACGCTGACATGGATAAAACCATTGAGGGCGCTCACTTTGCCCTGTTCTTTAACCAAGGACAGTGCTGTTGTGCTGGTTCGCGACTGTTTGTGGAAGAAAAGTGCTATGACGAGTTTGTAGACAAGTGTGTGAAACGGGCACAAAATCGCACAGTTGGTGACCCGTTTGATGCTAACACAGAACAGGGACCCCAAGTGGATCTCGAACAGTTCAATAAGGTGATGGGCTATATTGAGTCTGGTCAGCAAGAAGGAGCTCAGATGTTGTGTGGTGGTGGCCGAGTTGGCGATCGCGGTTACTTCATCGAACCGACAGTGTTTGTTGATGTCCAAGATCAGATGAAGATTGCCCAAGAAGAAATCTTTGGACCAGTGATGAGCATTATTAAGTTCAAAGATATGGATGAAGTGATTCAGCGGGCAAATAATACTATGTATGGCTTAGCAGCAGCTGTATGGACAAAGGATATTACTAAAGCTCATGCGATCGCAAACAATGTCCGTGCTGGTACTGTCTGGGTGAATTGCTACGATGTGTTTGATGCCGCTGCTCCCTTCGGTGGTTTCAAGCAGTCTGGGATTGGTCGTGAACTTGGGGAGTATGGCTTGCAGCAATACACCGAGGTCAAGACAGTTACGGTTAAATTGTAG
- a CDS encoding N-acetylmuramoyl-L-alanine amidase, with amino-acid sequence MKYGIDIGHNLPPDTGAQGIRVEDEMTRDVGTRVISKLRDLGHQVVECKPKSASTLGSSLRQRCNIANANRVDQFVSIHFNGFNGQANGVEVFAISDTAKKIAQPVLEKIVELGYFNRKVKNGSHLYVLRYTNMPAILIESCFCDSQKDMALYDPEVLANAIVQGLTGEEPPTTKSSSDDNVLELQKYLNRLKIKSPAGQPLVEDGSLGQATIAAIKTFQAIVGINQTGIGDSTTWQTINQILEQPILRPNHAGGTTVKYLQRRVGTQADGIFGSGTASAVIRFQKQQGLTADGIVGPQTWSKLID; translated from the coding sequence ATGAAATACGGAATTGATATTGGTCACAACTTGCCCCCTGATACAGGAGCTCAAGGTATCAGAGTAGAAGATGAAATGACTAGAGACGTGGGAACTAGAGTAATTTCAAAATTGAGAGACTTGGGACATCAGGTAGTTGAATGCAAGCCTAAGAGTGCGAGTACTTTGGGCAGCTCGCTGCGGCAACGGTGCAATATTGCCAATGCTAATCGAGTTGATCAGTTTGTTTCAATTCATTTTAATGGGTTTAATGGTCAAGCTAATGGGGTAGAAGTATTTGCGATTAGTGATACTGCCAAAAAAATTGCCCAGCCAGTTTTAGAAAAAATAGTCGAGTTGGGTTACTTCAATAGAAAGGTTAAAAATGGCTCTCATTTATATGTCCTCCGATATACCAATATGCCAGCAATTCTGATAGAAAGCTGCTTTTGTGATTCCCAGAAAGATATGGCACTCTACGATCCAGAAGTATTAGCTAATGCAATTGTTCAAGGATTAACAGGAGAAGAGCCACCAACTACTAAATCTTCCTCTGACGATAATGTGCTAGAATTACAAAAATATCTCAATCGTCTAAAAATTAAAAGTCCTGCGGGTCAGCCATTAGTAGAAGATGGATCTCTTGGTCAGGCGACTATCGCAGCAATAAAAACATTTCAAGCTATTGTAGGAATTAACCAAACTGGAATTGGTGACTCGACGACATGGCAGACTATTAATCAGATTCTTGAGCAACCCATACTTAGACCTAATCATGCTGGAGGGACCACGGTAAAATATCTCCAACGTCGGGTGGGAACTCAGGCAGATGGTATCTTTGGTTCAGGCACCGCAAGTGCTGTGATCAGATTTCAGAAACAACAAGGCTTAACGGCTGATGGTATCGTCGGACCACAAACTTGGAGTAAATTGATTGACTAG
- a CDS encoding BON domain-containing protein — translation MNKLMPILLGGVIIFGAAACDEAKTSDEASYSIDQKDEELVTLRPEGNQGDAMLQGTQEEMESKIGTTQEQNQALGNLENLDDDDQLANLVLNNLATNLPNSQLEVEAAEGIVTISGKVSSDDQLSQIAPLAIQVEGVQSVDVQATVKEPNS, via the coding sequence ATGAATAAGTTGATGCCAATTTTACTAGGTGGAGTGATTATATTTGGTGCTGCTGCTTGCGATGAAGCTAAAACAAGTGATGAAGCCTCCTACTCTATAGATCAAAAAGATGAAGAACTAGTCACCTTACGGCCTGAAGGAAACCAAGGGGATGCCATGCTCCAAGGAACCCAAGAGGAAATGGAGTCCAAGATTGGAACTACTCAAGAGCAAAATCAAGCCTTGGGTAACTTAGAAAACCTTGATGATGATGACCAACTAGCCAATTTAGTACTCAATAATTTGGCAACCAATCTCCCCAATAGCCAGTTAGAAGTTGAAGCGGCAGAGGGAATTGTGACTATCTCAGGAAAAGTCTCGTCTGATGATCAATTGAGTCAGATTGCACCTTTGGCAATCCAGGTTGAAGGTGTTCAGAGCGTGGATGTTCAAGCTACTGTCAAAGAGCCAAACAGCTGA
- a CDS encoding fasciclin domain-containing protein yields MKTRIKLLTGILGLSALISFPTIAQEKTENSVKDPVNGATESMTESMVESAPDSLNKPLQEGEKVEMPATTEAESTTSNLVEQAASNDKFKTFVNAIEAAGLTETLAGEGPYTVFAPTDDAFAALPAKTLDSLLLPENKEVLVKLLKYHVVSGAVPSSEIQSGEITTIAGKSVTVQVGEDGNVSVNNAQVTQADIEATNGIIHVVDHVILPSRSHAQSEPEPTGVMGN; encoded by the coding sequence ATGAAAACTCGCATTAAGTTGCTAACAGGTATTCTGGGATTAAGTGCTCTGATCAGTTTCCCGACAATAGCGCAAGAAAAAACAGAAAACTCAGTTAAAGATCCTGTCAATGGTGCAACTGAGTCTATGACTGAGTCTATGGTAGAAAGCGCCCCCGATTCCTTGAATAAACCCCTTCAAGAGGGTGAAAAGGTAGAAATGCCAGCTACTACTGAGGCTGAATCTACAACCAGTAACCTTGTAGAGCAAGCTGCGAGCAATGATAAATTCAAAACCTTTGTCAACGCAATTGAGGCAGCGGGCTTAACGGAAACCTTAGCAGGTGAAGGACCCTACACAGTATTTGCTCCCACCGATGATGCTTTTGCTGCACTGCCAGCAAAGACCTTAGACAGTCTATTACTACCAGAAAACAAAGAAGTACTGGTAAAGCTGCTAAAGTATCATGTTGTAAGTGGTGCAGTTCCTAGCAGTGAAATCCAGTCGGGAGAAATTACCACTATCGCTGGAAAATCAGTGACAGTACAAGTGGGTGAAGACGGTAATGTTAGTGTCAACAATGCCCAGGTAACTCAAGCAGATATTGAAGCCACTAACGGCATTATTCATGTTGTTGACCATGTAATTCTGCCCTCAAGATCTCATGCTCAATCGGAACCAGAACCAACAGGAGTCATGGGAAATTAA
- a CDS encoding sensor histidine kinase has translation MFKGLRWRLLLYYLMVMAAILSVFGAGVYVFLTQSLYQQLDKKLRTLAQSAAPSFTEVEVKGSQYIEQVDEVPWRDIFNRDQQSLEWFDANGKLLARRGVIVLTFPPKLGSWTLQLPETSEPIRTFTISVFKDTSKPSQPSLEGYIRASQSTEDVEIVQSQLFWGLGMGGMIALGFVGIGGLWLTQKALEPIEQSFKQLKQFTADASHELRSPLTAIKASVDVMRNHPERIHPKDAKKLVAIASATDQMSHLAEDLLFLARTDAALSIPTRKSVPISLNTVLQNVVELLESFAQDKQISLEYNCLTTVSVIGDEGQLTRLFSNLLENALQYTPPKGKVVLTVAKQNRCALVMIEDTGIGIAPEHQPFVFDRFWRADKARSRRERGTGLGLAIAQAITHSHGGKITLTSQVGVGSCFEIRLPLV, from the coding sequence ATGTTTAAAGGTTTGCGCTGGCGTCTTCTGTTGTATTACCTGATGGTAATGGCGGCAATTTTAAGTGTATTTGGTGCGGGTGTGTATGTGTTTTTAACACAGAGTCTGTACCAGCAACTTGACAAAAAACTACGGACTTTAGCCCAATCCGCCGCCCCATCATTTACAGAAGTAGAAGTGAAAGGGAGTCAATACATTGAACAAGTTGATGAAGTCCCCTGGCGAGATATCTTTAACCGAGACCAACAAAGCCTAGAATGGTTTGATGCTAACGGTAAACTATTGGCAAGGCGAGGTGTGATTGTGTTGACTTTCCCACCAAAACTGGGTTCGTGGACGCTACAACTCCCCGAGACATCAGAGCCAATTAGGACTTTTACAATTTCTGTGTTTAAAGACACCTCGAAACCAAGCCAGCCATCCCTAGAGGGGTATATTCGAGCCAGTCAATCCACAGAGGATGTAGAAATTGTCCAAAGCCAACTATTTTGGGGATTAGGAATGGGAGGAATGATCGCTCTAGGGTTTGTTGGTATCGGTGGACTTTGGCTGACCCAGAAAGCTCTTGAGCCGATTGAGCAAAGTTTTAAGCAGCTTAAACAGTTTACTGCTGATGCCTCCCATGAATTGCGCAGTCCTCTGACAGCAATTAAAGCCTCTGTGGATGTGATGCGAAATCATCCTGAGCGAATTCATCCCAAGGATGCTAAGAAGTTAGTGGCTATTGCTAGCGCTACAGATCAGATGAGCCACTTAGCAGAAGACTTACTATTTTTAGCTCGTACTGATGCAGCCTTGTCAATTCCGACCCGAAAGTCAGTCCCAATTTCCCTCAATACAGTTTTGCAGAATGTGGTGGAATTGTTAGAATCATTTGCTCAAGATAAGCAGATTTCTTTGGAATATAACTGCCTGACAACAGTCTCTGTAATTGGGGATGAAGGGCAACTGACCCGTTTATTTTCCAACTTGCTAGAGAATGCCCTGCAATACACACCCCCTAAAGGAAAAGTGGTTCTTACTGTTGCCAAACAGAATCGCTGTGCCCTGGTCATGATTGAGGATACTGGCATTGGTATTGCCCCTGAACATCAGCCGTTTGTATTTGATCGCTTCTGGCGTGCAGATAAAGCTCGTTCTCGCCGAGAGAGGGGTACCGGGTTGGGACTTGCGATCGCTCAAGCAATCACTCACAGTCATGGGGGAAAAATCACCCTTACGTCTCAGGTTGGGGTTGGTAGCTGCTTTGAGATACGTTTACCGCTGGTTTAG
- a CDS encoding class II aldolase/adducin family protein, with protein MIITSIPVETITAQQIIDTCLSMNSLGINQGTSGNVSVRVRDSIGEAIAITPSGLDYEDLTPDQLCKIYFGKDKEPVFAENNRYLPSSEWRFHYDILLNRTDVNAIVHTHSIHATALACMGIAIPSFHYMVARTGGSSIKVADYATFGTQELSNNALKALGNSLACLLKNHGMIACGKDIRHALKVAQELETLAQMYIKILSVNKIYGEPQLLSEEEMQIVIDKFKTYGVQPNIDNG; from the coding sequence ATGATCATCACGTCAATCCCTGTTGAAACCATAACCGCCCAGCAAATCATTGATACCTGTCTTAGCATGAACAGTCTTGGTATCAATCAAGGTACCAGTGGTAATGTCAGTGTCAGGGTTAGAGACAGTATCGGTGAGGCAATAGCAATCACTCCCAGTGGACTAGACTACGAAGACCTAACTCCTGATCAACTCTGCAAAATTTACTTCGGCAAAGACAAAGAACCTGTTTTTGCTGAGAATAATCGTTATTTACCCAGCAGTGAATGGCGATTTCACTATGACATACTTTTGAATCGAACTGATGTCAATGCTATTGTCCATACTCATAGCATCCATGCTACAGCATTGGCTTGTATGGGTATAGCTATACCCAGTTTTCATTATATGGTGGCTAGGACAGGTGGGAGCAGTATAAAAGTAGCTGATTATGCTACCTTTGGCACTCAAGAACTTAGCAACAACGCCCTAAAAGCACTGGGAAATTCCCTTGCCTGTTTGTTAAAAAATCATGGTATGATTGCCTGTGGCAAAGATATAAGGCACGCTCTGAAAGTCGCCCAAGAGCTAGAAACCTTGGCTCAAATGTATATCAAAATCCTCAGTGTTAACAAGATTTATGGAGAACCTCAATTATTGAGTGAGGAAGAAATGCAGATAGTTATAGACAAGTTTAAAACCTATGGAGTTCAGCCAAACATTGATAATGGGTGA
- a CDS encoding response regulator transcription factor: MRILLVEDDERITDALAEDLTDQHYVVDVANDGQVGRELVESFSYDLILLDVMLPKIDGITLCRKLRSQGDLTPILMLTARDTINDKILGLDAGADDYLVKPFDLGELSARIRALLRRGNTTLPPVLEWDSLRLDPSTCEVFYEDRLLSLSPKEYALLEFFLRHPRRVFSRAQILENLWSFERLPEEATVKAHIRGLRQKLDAAGAPSDLIETVYGLGYRLKENP; this comes from the coding sequence ATGAGGATTTTACTAGTAGAAGATGATGAGCGGATTACCGACGCCCTTGCTGAAGACCTCACCGACCAGCATTATGTCGTGGATGTTGCCAATGATGGTCAAGTGGGTAGGGAACTAGTAGAGAGCTTCAGCTATGATTTAATTTTGTTAGATGTGATGCTGCCAAAGATTGATGGTATTACCCTTTGCCGAAAGTTGCGCTCCCAAGGCGACCTTACTCCCATTCTAATGCTGACGGCTCGGGATACCATCAATGATAAAATTTTAGGACTTGATGCTGGTGCAGATGATTATCTAGTCAAACCCTTTGATTTAGGAGAGTTGTCCGCTAGAATTCGGGCCTTACTGCGCCGGGGAAATACTACCTTACCACCTGTACTGGAATGGGATTCTCTCCGCCTTGACCCCAGTACCTGTGAAGTCTTCTATGAAGACCGCCTCTTGTCCCTAAGTCCAAAAGAATATGCTCTGCTAGAATTTTTCCTGCGCCATCCTCGCCGTGTGTTTAGCCGTGCTCAAATCCTGGAAAACCTCTGGTCCTTTGAACGACTACCAGAAGAAGCAACCGTTAAAGCTCATATCCGAGGTTTACGACAGAAACTCGATGCAGCAGGAGCTCCCTCTGATTTGATTGAGACAGTCTATGGTTTGGGTTATCGTCTGAAAGAAAATCCCTAA